From Xanthomonas sp. 10-10:
TGGACAGCGAGATGGTGTAGCCGCTGAGTTCCGAGGCGGCGATGCTGCGGTTTTCCACCTGCTGACGCAGCCGGTTGACGCTCTCGCGGATGCCGTGCGCGTCCAGCATGTCGGCATTCCGCAGTGCGGGCACGAACAGGCCTTCTTCGGTATCCACCGCAATGCCGATATCGACCTGGTTGTGCAGGGTGCGGCTGAGCGCATCGCCGTCGAACCAGGCGTTGAGCGCGGGCACGGCCTGGCACGCACGCACAATGGCGCGCACCAGACGCACGGTGACATCGTTGCCGGGTTGCCAGGCGTGCAGGTCGGCATCGTCGTTGAGTGTGGTCGGCACCACCTTGCTGTGCGCATCGGCCATGACGCGCGCCATGTTGCGACGCACGCCCTTGAGCTGTTCGGGCTGGCCCTTGACGTTGGTGCCGGGCGATTGGGTGCGCATCGGCTTGCCGCTGGCCGACAGCGGCGAGCGGGCAGTGGTGCCCTCATCCGCCCTGCGGGCACCTTCTCCCGCAGGCGGGAGAAGGGTCGCCGTTCCCGCTCGATCCCTGCCGTGGTCAGCGATCCCGTTGGCTCTGTCACCTTCAGCGAACGGACCACCTCTCCCGCTTGCCGGATCGGCGAACGGACCACCTCTCCCGCTTGCGGGATCATTGAACGGACCACCTCTCCCGCTTGCGGGAGAGGTCGGTGCGCCACGCGCGCCGGGTGAGGGCTGCGCGGTGCCCGCAGCTGCGGCCTGCTTTACATCGGCCAGCGTCACCGTGCCGTCCGCGCCGGTGGCGCGTACCTGGGTCAGGTCCACGCGTAACTTGCGTGCGAGCGCGCGCACGACCGGCATGGCGCGGACACCGCCGACCGCAATGGCCTGTTCGCTCTGCACGGTGTTGGAGCTCTGCATCGCACCCACCACGGTGCCGGCGTCATCGCGCTCGCCTGCGGCGTCGGACGCTGCATTTGCGTCTGTGTCGGCATCGGCGATTTCGCCACCGTTGTCGGAGGCAACCACGCGTTCGGTGGGGCCAGCCGCGCTCTGTCCGGTACTCGGGGTTGCGGCCTGCGCGTTGCCGCCGTGCCCATGCCCATGCCCGGTGTCCTGGCCATCGGCGCGCTGCGGCTGCGAGGCGTCCAGCGCGAACTGCGCCAGCATGGAGCCGGTCACGATCACATCGCCGGCTGCACCGGCCAGCTTGACCACGGTGCCTGAGAACGGCGACGGCACCTCGACCACCGCCTTGGCGGTCTCCATGGAGACCAGCGGGTCGTCCAGGCGCACGCTGTCGCCTTCCTTGACGAACCACTCGACGATGGTGGCATCGGGCAGGCCTTCGCCCAGGTCGGGCAAATGAAAATTCTTGGCTTCGCTCATGGCAGATTCTCTTGCACCGCAGGCAACTGCGGCGTGGTGTCGTCGAGGAGTTCCAGGTCGGCTGCCGGCAGCCAGCCCTGCGCGCCATCGGCACGCTCGGACCACCACCAACCGCCATGTTCGTGATGCAGCAACACGTCCTCGCCCTGGCGGGCATCGAGTTCGCGTGCGTCGTAGTCGCGCAGCGCTTCGGCCATGCCGTCGCCGAGCGGGCGCAGCCAGGCCAGCGGCGCCCAGCCGGCACGGCCGTCGTCGGTAGTGACCCAGGCAAACGCGGGCCATTCTTCATCGCGTACGCCCACGCTCACCTGCCGGCCCGCCTGAAAGCGGACCGGGTTGGCGTAGGCGGCGCGATGTTCGCAAAGCAGACGGGCGCGCATGTCAGCCCGCAGCCACCGCGCGGCGCGCTGCGGTGACAATGCGCTCCACGCTCGGCAGATATTTCATCTCCAGCCGGAACAGCGGGATATGCGTGTCGTAACCGGTGACGCGTTCGACCGGTGCGAGCAGGTCGTACATCGATTTTTCCGCCAGCTGCGCGGCGATCTCGGCACCGAAGCCAGCAGTGCGCGGGGCTTCCTGCACGATCACGCAGCGGCCGGTCTTGGCCACCGACTCGGCGATGGTGTCGAAGTCCAGCGGGCGCAGCGTAGCCACGTCGATGACTTCGGCGCTGATGCCCTCGCCGGCGAGTTTGTCGGCCGCTTCCAGCGCTTCCTTGACCTGCGCGCCCCAGGTGACCAGGGTGACGTCGGTGCCGTCGCGCAGCACGAAGCACACGTCCAGCGGCAGCGCTTCGCCATCGTTGGCGACCACTTCCTTGTACTGGCGATAGATGCGCTTGGGCTCCATGTAGATCACCGGGTCCGGGTCGCGGATCGCGGCCAGCAACAGGCCATACGCGCGCTGCGGCGAGGACGGCAACACCACACGCAGGCCGGGCACGTTGGTGAAGATGGCCTCATTGGCTTCGCTGTGGTGTTCCGGTGCGCGGATACCGCCGCCCCACGGCACGCGCAGCACCATCGGGCAATGCAGGCGCCCGCGGGTGCGGTTGCGCAGGCGTGCGGCGTGGCAGATCAGGTGATCGACCATGGGGTACACGAAGCCGTCGAACTGCGCTTCGGCCACCGGCTTCATGCCCTGCGCAGCCAGGCCGACGCTCAGGCCGGCGATGGTGGTTTCATCCAGCGGCGTGTCCAGCACGCGCTCGCTGCCGAAGCGCTGCTGCAGGCCGGCGGTGGCGCGGAACACGCCGCCGTTGACACCGACATCCTCGCCCAGCACCAGCACCGCGGGGTCGTGTTCCAGCTCCCAGGCCAGTGCCTGGGTGATGGCTTCGATCAAGGTGATGGGCGAGCTCATGGCACTGTCTCCGCGCGCGGCAGCGGCGTTGTAGGGGGCACTGGCGTGGTGCGAGGTTTCCGCGTGCACATGCTTGAGCTCATCCATGACGCGCCTCCAGGGCCATCACTTCGGCGCGCTGGGCCAGCAACTGGGCCGGCGGGTCGCCGTAGAGGTAATCAAACATGGCTTCCACCGGCTGCACCGGGGTATTGAGATAGGCGTTGACCTCTTCGTCGATACGCGCGCCGCATTCGGCCTTCCACGCGTCTTCCTGCTCCTGGTCCCACAGACCTTGCGCGGTGAGATAAGTCCTCAGACGCAGCAGCGGTTCGCGCGTCCACGCCTGCTTGACCTCGTCTTCGCCGCGATAGCGGCGCGCATCGTCGGCGGTGGTGTGGTCGGTGAGGCGATAGGTCATGAACTCGATCACCGTGCCGCCGTCGCCAGCCAGCGCACGCTCGCGCGCCTGACGCATCGCTTCGAGCACCGCGATCAGGTCGTTGCCGTCCACCTGCAGGCAATGCAGGCCGCCGGCCAAACCCTTCTGCGCCAGCGTCTGCGCACCGGTCTGCGCCGAGCGCGGCACCGAAATCGCCCAGCCGTTGTTGATCACGCACAGGATCAGCGGCAGCTTGTAGGCGCCGGCCGAATTGAGCGCGGCATAGAAGTCGGTCTTGGAACTGCCGCCATCGCCGCAGCAGGCCACCGCCACCTGCGGCTTGTTCTGCAGCTTGAACGACAGCGCCGAGCCGGCCGCATGCAGGCACTGGGTGGAGATCGGCACGCAGATCGGGAAGTCGATGGCCGCATCGGCATCGCGCGGATAATCGCTGCCGCGCTCGTCGCCGCCCCAATACAGCAGCACGTCGCGCGGACGCACGCCGCGTTCGAACATGGTGCCGTACTCGCGATAGCTGGGCGCGAACACATCGCCGCTGCGCATCGACGCACCGATGCCCACATGCGTGGCCTCATGGCCCAGGCAGGCGGCGTAGGTGCCCAGCTTGCCGGTGCGCTGCAGGGCCACCGACTTGCTGTCGAAGGTGCGCACGAACAGCATGCGCTTGAACAGGGCAAGCAGGGTTTGCGGGTTGGCGGCGTCGGCCGGCAGGTCGTCGCGGACGAAGTTGCCGTCCGCGTCCATGTACTGCAGATAGTCGATCTGGAACTGCGCGGCTACGCTCATTGCGGCGACACCTTCATCAAGAAGTTTCAAATGATATGAGTTGCCATGTTAAGGACGGCGAAGCAAAACGCTGTCCTGCACCGCAGCACACAATGATGCTGGGTTGCACAAAAAAAAGGGCGCGGACCAGGCCGCGCCCTTTGTCGCAGTAAGAAACTGCGACGTGGTGCACTGCGATCAGCGGCGCCCGGCACCGCCTCCGATCGGGGTGACGATCAGCGCCGAATCGTTGGCTGGGTTCGCATCCGGTGAGGCCGATGTGGCCCTGGCCTGCACGCGGATCGCACCGTCGGACGGGGTTGGCTTGGCTGCCACGGTCAGCTGGAACGCCAGCTGCGCGCCCGGCAGCACGACGGCCGCACTGCTGCACAAGAAGCGGGCATTACGCAGCGATTGCACCTGCTTGTCGCAGCGCCAGCCCTGCGGCGGCACCAACTGCGACAACGCAGACACTGTATTGCCTTCGATCACCAGGCCGGGACGCTGTGCCGGCGCGGCCCCGACGTTGTCCAGCAGCACGCGGTAGCTGGCGTTGAACGCGGTGGTCGGCAGGCTGGCGGGGCCTTCGAACCGCACCGCCAGGTCGCTGCGCGGCTGCGGCCGTGCCTGCACCACGACGGCCGCGGTGTCGGTGTTGTTGTCCGGCTGCGGGTCGGGCGACTGAGAGGCCACCGAAGCGGCCAGGGTCAGGGTGCGTCCGGCCAGGTCCGGGCCGGCATCCAGTTGCACTGCAAAACTCTGCGCAGATCCTGCCGCAAGCACCGGGATATTGCAGGTAAACGTGGTCTGCGTGGCATTGGTCTGGTTCTGGCAGATCCAGCCCGTCGGGGCAGTCAGGCGCGCCCGTGCCGGCAGGTCGAACACCAACGCCAGCGCAGTGAACGGCGCGCGGTCCGGCCCTCGGTTCTCTACATCCACGGTGTAGTCGATGCGTTCGCCTTCGACCACCTGGTCGCGCGCGGCGGTGACAGCCACCTGCAAGTCCGCGTTCACCTGCTTGGTCATGCGCAACAGCACCACGGTGGGATCGTGATCGGACAAGCGCGTGGGCGTGTTGGCATCGTTGCGCGCGGTGCCGGGGAAGTCGGCATTGATGCGCGCATGGCCCACCGACAGCGAGGCGATGTTGGGCGCGCGCATCAGCGCAGCGTTGGCCAGGATGTGATCCAGCGACTGCACGTTGCCGTCGAAGGCGTACGAGTAGCTCTGATCGGGCGTGTTGAACCAGGTCAGATCGGTGTAGTCCGGCTCGACCAGATCCACGCCGTCGCCGCCCACCACGGTCTGCGCATCCGGCGCCGGTTTGCCGGTGACGGTGCCCATCGCATCCACGTAGCCGTCGTTGAACTCGAAGGCGTTGAAGTCGCCCATCACCAGCACGTTTTCGTCAGGGTTCAATTGCTGACGCGTCTGCAGCAGGCGCGCCAGATACTCGGCCTGGGCCTGGCGCTTGGCGCGGATGCGGGTGCCGGCCGCGTCGTCGGTCTCGGCGCCGTTGAGCGAGCGCTGATGCACCACGATGGCGGTCAGCGGCAGCACGCGGCCATCGGCCTGATGCACGTTGGCAGTGAGCACCAGTGGCGGGCGATCGTTGAGCAGGCTTACGCCACCGCTGGGCTCGGTCCAGGTGGTGGTCTTGCCTTCCTGGGCGATGGACACCACTTCCACGCGCGGCACACGGCTGGCCACCTCGGCGGTCTTGACCAGGAAGCCGACGTCGATGCCGCCGACGTCGTTGCCTTCCTGCAGATAGGCCACGTACTGCGGATTGGGCTGCCCGCCGGCCACTGCATCGGCATTGATGCGCGCGGCCAGGGTCTGCAGCACGCTGAGGTTTTCCACTTCCACCGTGCCCAGGATGTCGGGTAGATGCAGGTAGCCGCGGATCGCCTGCGAGGCCTTGTTGAGGCGGGCCTGGAACGCGGCCGGCGTAAGTACCGGTTCGCCGATCGCCGGGTCGTTCTGGTCGTCGAAGAAGCGCTCCATGTTGTAGGTGGCCACGGCCACATCGTCGGCCTGCGGCCGCGGCGCCGGGCGCGGCAGGTCGGCACCGTTGCAGTAGACCTGCGGGGTGCGTTCCGGGTACAGCGTGTAACGGCGGAAGCTGTAATCCAACGGGCCGGTGGCACCGATCACCACACAACCCGATGCCAGATCCAGCCGCTCGGCACCCACGCCGGCACTGCCGACGGCGATCACTTCCGGGTTGGTATTCCAGCGCGGCACACCGGCAGGGGAGCCGGCCGGCAGCGGGTCGGGCAACTGCACGCCGGGCTCGCGAAAGGCACGCGGTACCCCGGTGACCACGGCATGGAACACGCCATTGCTGGTTGCCGTGGCGTTGACCTCGTTGACGTTGCCACCGGTGGGCGCATTGACGGTGAGGCTCGGAGCGGTGACGCGCATGCCTTCCAGCGCTTCGAGCTGGTCGTAGGCACCGTTCGGGTTGGGGAAAAACGGACTCAGCAGCATCGGATCGGGCAACGGGTTGCCGGTCGAATCCAGCAGCACGGTCAACGTGCCGCCGATCTCGGTCAGCGGCGGCTGGGTCGGGTCGGCGGTGGGCACGTATTCGATCACCGTGCCCTGCACGCGCACCCGGTTGCCGATGGCGGCGGCGTCCGGCGGTGCGCTGCCGGTGTAGACGTAGACGCCTTCGGAGGTGGCAGGGTCCGCATCGGTTTCGGCAGTGGGTGCCTGCAGGAAGAAGCCGGCGCTGCGGCGTGCGGTCACGATGCCCGAGGTGGCGACCACCTGGCCTTCCAGCGGCGAGCGTGCGCCCTTGCCCTGGATGGCGTGGATCGGCAGCAGGCTGAAGTCGTCGTTGAGGAGGGTGCCGGTGGCGCTCAGCGTGGCCGGCAACGCGCCGGTGAGGCCGCTGATCTGCAGCGCGAAGGTCTCGTCGGGCTCGGGCGTGGTATCGCCCAGCACCTCCACCGCGATGGTGGCACTGCGCTCGCCAGCGGCAATCTGCAGGCTGGTTGCCGGCAAGGCCACGTAGTCGCTGCCCGCCACCGCGGTGCCATTGACGGTGGCAGCGGTGAAGCGCACCCCACCCGCACCGGCCGGCTGGCTCAGGCTCAGCGTGAACACGAAGCTGCGGCTGCCGCTGTTGCCTTCGGCCTGGCTGACATCGGCCAGCGTGGCGATCGGCTGTCCGCCGCCGCTGCACAGGCGTGCGGTGCTGGCGCTGTTGCGCGGGGCCGGCGTGCCGGTGGCGAAATCGGCTGCGTTGTTGTCGGTATCGGTGCAACCATCGCCTGCGCGCAGCACCGCCAGCGTGTTGCTGGGGGCCGGCGTGGGCGCGTTGCCCTCGGCACAGCTGGCATTGCTGCCGTAGCCGACCAGGTCGGCGTTGCCGGTGGGGCAGGCGCCGCTCAGTGCGGCCGCAGTGGTGCTCAGTGCCACCTTGCCGGCCGTGCCGCTCATGGCCAGGGTTCCGGTGGCATCGGGGGTGGGCAGCGCAATGCTGCCGCCGCTGCCATCGGCCTGCTTGACCAGGTAATACCCGCCGGCCGGCACGCTGCCTGCTAGCGGGGTGACCTGCCAGCTGCTGCCGGCAGCCGAGGCGTACTGCACCGACCAGCCGTCCAGGCTGACCGTGGTGCTGCTGATGTTGTGCAGCTCGATGAAATCGCTGCGGAGGGTGGCGCCGCTATTGCCGCCACCGCCGTAGACCTGGCTGATGACGACCTGGGCATTGGCGTGGCCGGCAACTGCCAGCGCACAGAGAAATACGGCTGCACGACGCTGCAACACATGCATGAGATGAGAGTCCCCTGATCCTTGAGACGTGAAACGCTCCCCTGGTCCGGCCACGTCCCTGGCCGGCAGCGCCGTTCGATTCTGCATGAATTTGCAGACCTTGGTTGACGATACGGTGACACCGGCGCAGCGGCTGCGACCGCGCGGTCGAAAGCGGTTGGCTTTTTCAGGAGTGAAGCACCGGTCGGGTACGCCACGGCCTTGCGAGGTCATCCGAGCAAACAGGCCACCGAGCCAACCGGGCGCTGCGGCAATGGCGCGATGCAGCGGCATACCCGGGTGACCGCGCTGCAGCCACCAGGCAAGTCCCGAACTGCGCCAGTCAGCCGACATGTCTGCACGGCAGGACGCTACGGCAAACACTGGAGATGGCGTTGCGGAGACCCAGCTCCAGCGCCGCTCTCGGCAGCCAGACATTCGATCTCCGCCTCCGCCTCCCGCCTCCCGCCTCCGCCTCCCATTCCCAATTCCCAATTCCCAATTCCCAATTCCCAATCCCCAATCCCCAATCCCCAATCCCCAATCCCCAATCCCCAATCCCCGCCACTGAGCTACCCTGACCGGCCCGATCCACCTGCACTGCCATGCCCGTCGACAAGAACCTGCGTGACCTGGAACCCGGCATCCACACCGACCTGGAGGGGCGGCTGACCTACGGCGGCTATCTGCGGCTGGACCAGTTGTTGTCCGCACAGCAGCCGCTGTCCGAGCCGGCGCACCACGACGAGATGCTGTTCATCATCCAGCACCAGACCTCCGAGCTATGGCTCAAGCTGCTGGCGCACGAGCTGCGCGCGGCCATCGTGCATCTGCAGCGCGACGAGGTCTGGCAGTGCCGCAAGGTGCTGGCGCGCAGCAAGCAGGTGCTGCGCCAGCTCACCGAGCAATGGTCGGTGCTGGAGACGCTGACGCCCAGCGAGTACATGGGCTTTCGCGATGTGCTCGGCCCCTCGTCGGGGTTCCAGTCGCTGCAATACCGCTACATCGAGTTCCTGCTCGGCAACAAGAATCCGCAGATGCTGCAGGTGTTCGCCTACGACCGGCAGGGCCAGGAGCGCCTGCGCGAAGTGCTCGAAGCGCCGAGCCTGTACGAAGAATTCCTGCGCTACCTGGCGCGCTTCGGCCACGCGATTCCGCAGCAGTATCAAACCCGCGACTGGACCGCCGCGCATGTCGCCGACGACGCCTTGCGCCCGGTGTTCGAGCGCATCTACGAAAACACCGACCGCTACTGGCGCGAATATGCGCTGTGCGAGGACCTGGTGGATGTGGAAACCCAGTTCCAGCTCTGGCGCTTCCGCCACATGCGCACGGTGATGCGGGTGATCGGCTTCAAGCGCGGCACCGGCGGCTCCAGCGGCGTGGGATTTTTGCAGCAGGCGCTGGCGCTGACGTTCTTCCCGGAACTGTTCGATGTGCGCACGTCGGTGGGTGTGGAAAGCCGGACGCCGCAAGGCAATGCGGACGCTGCCAAGGACTGATTCAGGGCGACACGCCGAGCAGCGCGCCAAGCTGAGCAAGGGACATGCTAGGGAGGGGGCAAGCCGGGCAGGGCAACGCTGAGCGCGGCGAAAGCCAGGCAATGCAGTGAGTCGTAGCGCGCTCAAGCCCCGCTCCCCTGGGACGAAAGGCACGGCTTGCGCGCTAATGGCGCGCGCGGCGTGGAGCGAGTGCGGGTCGGGGCGCGCAGCTTGGGGGTGAGGTTACGGGTAAGGGCGTTATTCCCAGGGACCAGCCACCGTGCCAATGCTGGGATATCGGCAACCGGCACCGCCCGGCGACTTCGCACCCTCATCCGCCCTTCGGGCATCTTCTCCCGACGGGAGAAGGGA
This genomic window contains:
- a CDS encoding tryptophan 2,3-dioxygenase family protein, giving the protein MPVDKNLRDLEPGIHTDLEGRLTYGGYLRLDQLLSAQQPLSEPAHHDEMLFIIQHQTSELWLKLLAHELRAAIVHLQRDEVWQCRKVLARSKQVLRQLTEQWSVLETLTPSEYMGFRDVLGPSSGFQSLQYRYIEFLLGNKNPQMLQVFAYDRQGQERLREVLEAPSLYEEFLRYLARFGHAIPQQYQTRDWTAAHVADDALRPVFERIYENTDRYWREYALCEDLVDVETQFQLWRFRHMRTVMRVIGFKRGTGGSSGVGFLQQALALTFFPELFDVRTSVGVESRTPQGNADAAKD
- a CDS encoding SH3 domain-containing protein: MRARLLCEHRAAYANPVRFQAGRQVSVGVRDEEWPAFAWVTTDDGRAGWAPLAWLRPLGDGMAEALRDYDARELDARQGEDVLLHHEHGGWWWSERADGAQGWLPAADLELLDDTTPQLPAVQENLP
- a CDS encoding alpha-ketoacid dehydrogenase subunit beta translates to MDELKHVHAETSHHASAPYNAAAARGDSAMSSPITLIEAITQALAWELEHDPAVLVLGEDVGVNGGVFRATAGLQQRFGSERVLDTPLDETTIAGLSVGLAAQGMKPVAEAQFDGFVYPMVDHLICHAARLRNRTRGRLHCPMVLRVPWGGGIRAPEHHSEANEAIFTNVPGLRVVLPSSPQRAYGLLLAAIRDPDPVIYMEPKRIYRQYKEVVANDGEALPLDVCFVLRDGTDVTLVTWGAQVKEALEAADKLAGEGISAEVIDVATLRPLDFDTIAESVAKTGRCVIVQEAPRTAGFGAEIAAQLAEKSMYDLLAPVERVTGYDTHIPLFRLEMKYLPSVERIVTAARRAVAAG
- the pdhA gene encoding pyruvate dehydrogenase (acetyl-transferring) E1 component subunit alpha yields the protein MSVAAQFQIDYLQYMDADGNFVRDDLPADAANPQTLLALFKRMLFVRTFDSKSVALQRTGKLGTYAACLGHEATHVGIGASMRSGDVFAPSYREYGTMFERGVRPRDVLLYWGGDERGSDYPRDADAAIDFPICVPISTQCLHAAGSALSFKLQNKPQVAVACCGDGGSSKTDFYAALNSAGAYKLPLILCVINNGWAISVPRSAQTGAQTLAQKGLAGGLHCLQVDGNDLIAVLEAMRQARERALAGDGGTVIEFMTYRLTDHTTADDARRYRGEDEVKQAWTREPLLRLRTYLTAQGLWDQEQEDAWKAECGARIDEEVNAYLNTPVQPVEAMFDYLYGDPPAQLLAQRAEVMALEARHG
- a CDS encoding lamin tail domain-containing protein; protein product: MHVLQRRAAVFLCALAVAGHANAQVVISQVYGGGGNSGATLRSDFIELHNISSTTVSLDGWSVQYASAAGSSWQVTPLAGSVPAGGYYLVKQADGSGGSIALPTPDATGTLAMSGTAGKVALSTTAAALSGACPTGNADLVGYGSNASCAEGNAPTPAPSNTLAVLRAGDGCTDTDNNAADFATGTPAPRNSASTARLCSGGGQPIATLADVSQAEGNSGSRSFVFTLSLSQPAGAGGVRFTAATVNGTAVAGSDYVALPATSLQIAAGERSATIAVEVLGDTTPEPDETFALQISGLTGALPATLSATGTLLNDDFSLLPIHAIQGKGARSPLEGQVVATSGIVTARRSAGFFLQAPTAETDADPATSEGVYVYTGSAPPDAAAIGNRVRVQGTVIEYVPTADPTQPPLTEIGGTLTVLLDSTGNPLPDPMLLSPFFPNPNGAYDQLEALEGMRVTAPSLTVNAPTGGNVNEVNATATSNGVFHAVVTGVPRAFREPGVQLPDPLPAGSPAGVPRWNTNPEVIAVGSAGVGAERLDLASGCVVIGATGPLDYSFRRYTLYPERTPQVYCNGADLPRPAPRPQADDVAVATYNMERFFDDQNDPAIGEPVLTPAAFQARLNKASQAIRGYLHLPDILGTVEVENLSVLQTLAARINADAVAGGQPNPQYVAYLQEGNDVGGIDVGFLVKTAEVASRVPRVEVVSIAQEGKTTTWTEPSGGVSLLNDRPPLVLTANVHQADGRVLPLTAIVVHQRSLNGAETDDAAGTRIRAKRQAQAEYLARLLQTRQQLNPDENVLVMGDFNAFEFNDGYVDAMGTVTGKPAPDAQTVVGGDGVDLVEPDYTDLTWFNTPDQSYSYAFDGNVQSLDHILANAALMRAPNIASLSVGHARINADFPGTARNDANTPTRLSDHDPTVVLLRMTKQVNADLQVAVTAARDQVVEGERIDYTVDVENRGPDRAPFTALALVFDLPARARLTAPTGWICQNQTNATQTTFTCNIPVLAAGSAQSFAVQLDAGPDLAGRTLTLAASVASQSPDPQPDNNTDTAAVVVQARPQPRSDLAVRFEGPASLPTTAFNASYRVLLDNVGAAPAQRPGLVIEGNTVSALSQLVPPQGWRCDKQVQSLRNARFLCSSAAVVLPGAQLAFQLTVAAKPTPSDGAIRVQARATSASPDANPANDSALIVTPIGGGAGRR
- a CDS encoding dihydrolipoamide acetyltransferase family protein; translated protein: MSEAKNFHLPDLGEGLPDATIVEWFVKEGDSVRLDDPLVSMETAKAVVEVPSPFSGTVVKLAGAAGDVIVTGSMLAQFALDASQPQRADGQDTGHGHGHGGNAQAATPSTGQSAAGPTERVVASDNGGEIADADTDANAASDAAGERDDAGTVVGAMQSSNTVQSEQAIAVGGVRAMPVVRALARKLRVDLTQVRATGADGTVTLADVKQAAAAGTAQPSPGARGAPTSPASGRGGPFNDPASGRGGPFADPASGRGGPFAEGDRANGIADHGRDRAGTATLLPPAGEGARRADEGTTARSPLSASGKPMRTQSPGTNVKGQPEQLKGVRRNMARVMADAHSKVVPTTLNDDADLHAWQPGNDVTVRLVRAIVRACQAVPALNAWFDGDALSRTLHNQVDIGIAVDTEEGLFVPALRNADMLDAHGIRESVNRLRQQVENRSIAASELSGYTISLSNFGMFAGRYATPVVVPPCVAIVAAGRARYQLTPVMGGVETHKVMPLSLTFDHRAATGGEAARFLRALLDDLALAN